From the Raphanus sativus cultivar WK10039 unplaced genomic scaffold, ASM80110v3 Scaffold0511, whole genome shotgun sequence genome, one window contains:
- the LOC108821123 gene encoding monothiol glutaredoxin-S4-like — translation MEKLQKMISEKSVVIFSKNSCCMSHTIKTLFLDFGVNPTIYELDEIKRGKEIEQALAQLGCSPTVPVVFIGGQLVGGANQVMSLHLNRSLVPMLKRVGALWL, via the coding sequence ATGGAAAAGCTACAAAAGATGATCTCCGAGAAGTCGGTAGTGATTTTTAGCAAGAACTCTTGCTGCATGTCTCACACAATCAAAACACTCTTTCTAGACTTTGGTGTGAACCCGACGATCTATGAGCTAGACGAGATCAAGAGAGGAAAAGAGATAGAGCAAGCATTGGCTCAGCTCGGCTGCAGCCCGACCGTTCCCGTGGTGTTCATAGGAGGTCAACTTGTTGGTGGAGCCAATCAAGTCATGAGTCTTCATCTCAATCGCTCTCTCGTTCCGATGCTAAAGCGTGTTGGAGCATTGTGGCTTTGA